One part of the Pristis pectinata isolate sPriPec2 chromosome 17, sPriPec2.1.pri, whole genome shotgun sequence genome encodes these proteins:
- the arl6ip4 gene encoding ADP-ribosylation factor-like protein 6-interacting protein 4, whose protein sequence is MDGEAADRGEVRPVAPDQRKRSRSPSSRSQSGDRRRSHSAKRRKEKRRRRKKKSKKRRKEPKAAKSQRGGAASEGAAGPPERSSERPAHPGAVVTDEQKARIQAMRPMTKEEWEARQSVLRHVVDPETGRKRLIKGDGEVLEENRQPRETQRNKQACD, encoded by the exons ATGGACGGTGAGGCCGCCGACCGGGGGGAGGTGCGGCCGGTGGCTCCGGACCAGAGGAAGCGCAGCCGGTCGCCCTCGTCGCGCAGCCAGTCCGGCGACAGGAGGAGGAGCCACAGCGcgaagagaaggaaagagaagcgcagaaggagaaagaaaaagtctAAGAAGCGGAGGAAGGAGCCAAAGGCGGCGAAGAGTCAGCGAGGCGGAGCCGCGAGTGAGGGAGCGGCGGGGCCTCCGGAGCGGTCGAGCGAGCGGCCCGCCCATCCCGGGGCAG TTGTTACAGATGAGCAGAAAGCTCGAATTCAGGCCATGCGACCTATGACGAAGGAGGAGTGGGAAGCCAGGCAGAGTGTCCTTCGACACGTTGTGGATCCAGAGACCGGCAGGAAAAG GCTGATTAAAGGTGatggtgaagttctggaagaaaATCGTCAGCcgagagagacacagagaaatAAACAAG CATGCGACTAA